From a single Ascaphus truei isolate aAscTru1 chromosome 2, aAscTru1.hap1, whole genome shotgun sequence genomic region:
- the LOC142488326 gene encoding LOW QUALITY PROTEIN: uncharacterized protein LOC142488326 (The sequence of the model RefSeq protein was modified relative to this genomic sequence to represent the inferred CDS: inserted 1 base in 1 codon; substituted 1 base at 1 genomic stop codon), whose translation MDPRLLRFPVVVLERLETKSEMEEADTGEHLTPIKREMDSFPVGGFPVIVPERLEIKSESEELNTEDHLTTMKSEMVTFPVDENCLNEGQNWSSDMSRSGLTPSSLEVPTKHDSCHMLDTCQEPVPNDGEFTGRVQHIVQTESKYGSSRRYERDGQLFVCCECGKGFSLDMEFLTHVCAHTREKPFTCSDCGKSFSLKGNLLSHQSIHTGDKPFNCTECGKRFRIKRCLLDHQRIHTGVKPFTCTECGKSFSQKSNLLTHERIHTGEKPFKCTECGKSFSHKSNLLTHEKIHIGEKSFTCTEYGKQFSITSKLLYHQKIHTGVKPFTCTECGKSFSHKGNLIAHERIHTGVKPFTCTVCGKNFSLKSSLLSHQSIHTADKPFNCTECGKSFSWKSNLLTHVRIHTGEKPFTCTECGKSFSQKSNLLTHEKIHIGEKSFTCTEYGKQFSITSKLLYHQKIHTGKKPFTCTECGKSFSRKSHFLIHERIHTGEKPFTCTECGKSCSQKSNLLTHEKIHIGEKSFTCTEYGKQFSITSKLLYHQKIHTGKKPFTCTECGKSFSRKSHFLIHERIHTGEKPFTCTECGKNFSLKRRLLSHQSIHTADKPFNCTECEKQFSTKRHLRDHQRIHTGVKPFTCTECGKSFSHKSNLLAHERIHTGVKPFTCTVCGKNFSLKSSLLSHQSIHTADKPFNCTECGKSFSWKSNLLTHVRIHTGEKPFTCTECGKSFSQKSNLLTHEKIHIGEKSFTCTEYGKQFSITSKLLYHQKIHTGKKPFTCTECGKSFSRKSHFLIHERIHTGEKPFTCTECGKNFSLKRRLLSHQSIHTADKPFNCTECEKQFSTKRHLRDHQRIHTGVKPFTCTECGKSFSHKSNLLAHERIHTGVKPFTCTVCGKNFSLKSSLLSHQSIHTADKPFNCTECGKSFSWKSNLLTHVRIHTGEKPFTCTECGKSFSCKCNLLTHERIHTGEKSFTCTECGKQFGIKNNLLYHQKIHTDKKPFTCTVCRKSFSWKSHFLAHERIHTGKKPFTCTVCAKSFSLESNLLAHERIHSGKKPFTCAKCGKNFSLKGSLLSHQSIHTADKPFNCTECGKQFSRKRYLLNHQRIHTGEKPFTCREXGKSFSQKSNLLTHERIHKGEKPVSCTEFGKQFSIKNNLLYHQKIHTGKKSFTCTECGKSFSWKSKFLIHERIHTGERPFTCTECGKSFSLKGNLLSHQSIHTGDKPFYCTECGKQFSTKRCLLDHKSIHTGKKLFTCAECGKLFTTKRCLLDHQRIHTGENLLTCAECGKQLSSKRCLLDHQRIHTGEKLFTCAECGKPFSTKRYLLDHQRIHTGEKPFTCTECGKSFSQNSNLLTHKRIHXGEKPFTCTEWETIQYYEQSPLSPEDSYRAETFHSAGKAFLIIATRSHIRGFIQVLNLYR comes from the exons AGAACTGCCTGAATGAGGGGCAAAACTGGAGCTCTGATATGTCCAGAAGCGGGTTAACTCCTAGCAGCCTAGAAGTGCCAACAAAACATGATTCCTGCCACATGTTGGATACGTGCCAAGAACCAGTGCCCAATGATGGTGAATTTACCGGCCGTGTACAGCACATAGTACAAACTGAGTCTAAGTATGGGTCAAGCAGAAGATATGAGAGAGATGGCCAGCTTTTTGTCTGTTGTGAGTGTGGTAAAGGCTTCTCATTAGATATGGAATTTCTCACCCACGTTTGTGCCCACACTAGGGAGAAACCCTTTACCTGTTCAGActgtggaaaaagcttttcactGAAGGGGAATCTCCTTTCACATCAGAGTATTCACACAGGAGACAAACCTTTTaattgtacagagtgtgggaaacggTTCCGTATTAAGAGGTGCCTTCTCgatcaccagaggattcatacaggggtgaaaccattcacatgcacagagtgcggaaaaagcttttcacagaagagcaacctcctcacacatgagaggattcacacaggggagaaaccgttcaaatgtacagagtgtggaaaaagcttttcacaTAAGAGCAACCTCCTCACACATGAGAAGATTCACATAGGGGAGAAAtcgttcacatgtacagagtatgggaaacaattcagtattacgAGCAAACTGCTTTATCACCAGAAGATTCATACAGGggtgaaaccattcacatgtacagagtgcggAAAAAGCTTTTCACATAAGGGCAACCTCATCGCACatgagaggattcatacaggggtgaaaccgttcacatgtacagtgtgtggaaaAAACTTTTCACTGAAGAGTAGTCTCCTTTCACACCAGAGTATTCACACAGCGGACAAACCTTTTAAttgtacagagtgtggaaaaagcttttcatggaagagcaacctcctcacacatgtgaggattcacacaggggagaaaccgttcacatgtacagagtgtggaaaaagcttttcacaAAAGAGCAACCTCCTCACACATGAGAAGATTCACATAGGGGAGAAAtcgttcacatgtacagagtatgggaaacaattcagtattacgAGCAAACTGCTTTATCACCAGAAGATTCATACAGggaagaaacctttcacatgcacagagtgtggaaaaagcttttcaaggaaaagccacttcctcatacatgagaggattcacacaggggagaaaccgttcacatgtacagagtgtggaaaaagctGTTCACAAAAGAGCAACCTCCTCACACATGAGAAGATTCACATAGGGGAGAAAtcgttcacatgtacagagtatgggaaacaattcagtattacgAGCAAACTGCTTTATCACCAGAAGATTCATACAGggaagaaacctttcacatgcacagagtgtggaaaaagcttttcaaggaaaagccacttcctcatacatgagaggattcacacaggggagaaaccgttcacatgtacagagtgtggaaaaaaCTTTTCACTGAAGAGGCGTCTCCTTTCACACCAGAGTATTCACACAGCAGACAAACCTTTTAattgtacagagtgtgagaaacaGTTCAGTACTAAGAGGCACCTTCGCgatcaccagaggattcatacaggggtgaaaccattcacatgtacagagtgcggAAAAAGCTTTTCACATAAGAGCAACCTCCTCGCACatgagaggattcatacaggggtgaaaccgttcacatgtacagtgtgtggaaaAAACTTTTCACTGAAGAGTAGTCTCCTTTCACACCAGAGTATTCACACAGCGGACAAACCTTTTAAttgtacagagtgtggaaaaagcttttcatggaagagcaacctcctcacacatgtgaggattcacacaggggagaaaccgttcacatgtacagagtgtggaaaaagcttttcacaAAAGAGCAACCTCCTCACACATGAGAAGATTCACATAGGGGAGAAAtcgttcacatgtacagagtatgggaaacaattcagtattacgAGCAAACTGCTTTATCACCAGAAGATTCATACAGggaagaaacctttcacatgcacagagtgtggaaaaagcttttcaaggaaaagccacttcctcatacatgagaggattcacacaggggagaaaccgttcacatgtacagagtgtggaaaaaaCTTTTCACTGAAGAGGCGTCTCCTTTCACACCAGAGTATTCACACAGCAGACAAACCTTTTAattgtacagagtgtgagaaacaGTTCAGTACTAAGAGGCACCTTCGCgatcaccagaggattcatacaggggtgaaaccattcacatgtacagagtgcggAAAAAGCTTTTCACATAAGAGCAACCTCCTCGCACatgagaggattcatacaggggtgaaaccgttcacatgtacagtgtgtggaaaAAACTTTTCACTGAAGAGTAGTCTCCTTTCACACCAGAGTATTCACACAGCAGACAAACCTTTTAAttgtacagagtgtggaaaaagcttttcatggaagagcaacctcctcacacatgtgaggattcacacaggggagaaaccgttcacatgtacagagtgcggAAAAAGCTTTTCATGCAAGTGCAACCTCCTCACACatgagaggattcatacaggggaaaaatcgttcacatgtacagagtgtgggaaacaattcggTATTAAGAATAATCTGCTTTATCACCAGAAGATTCACACAGAcaagaaacctttcacatgtacagtgtgtagaaaaagcttttcatggaaaagccacttcctcgcacatgagaggattcacacagggaagaaaccgttcacatgtacagtgtgcgCTAAAAGCTTTTCACTTGAGAGCAACCTCCTTGCACATGAGAGGATTCATTCAGggaagaaacctttcacatgtgcaAAGTGTGGAAAAAACTTTTCACTGAAGGGAAGTCTCCTTTCACACCAGAGTATTCACACAGCGGACAAACCTTTTaattgtacagagtgtgggaaacagttcAGTAGGAAGAGGTACCTTCTCaatcaccagaggattcacacaggggagaaacctttcacatgcagAGAGTAAggaaaaagcttttcacagaagagCAATCTCCTcacacatgagaggattcacaaAGGGGAGAAACCGGTCTCATGTACAGAGtttgggaaacaattcagtattaagaacaATCTGCTTTATCACCAGAAGATTCACACAGGGAAGAaatctttcacatgtacagagtgtggaaaaagcttttcatGGAAAAGCAAGTTCCTCATacatgagaggattcacacaggggagagaccgttcacatgtacagagtgtggcaAAAGCTTTTCACTGAAGGGGAATCTCCTTTCACACCAGAGTATTCACACAGGAGACAAACCTTTTtattgtacagagtgtgggaaacagttcAGTACTAAGAGGTGCCTTCTCGATCACAAGAGTATTCATACAGGGAAGAAACTATTCACATGTGCTGAGTGTGGGAAGCTGTTCACTACTAAGAGGTGCCTTCTCgatcaccagaggattcatacaggggagaaccTTTTAACATGTGCTGAGTGTGGGAAACAGTTGAGTAGTAAGAGGTGCCTTCTCgatcaccagaggattcatacaggggagaaactttTCACATGTGCTGAGTGTGGGAAACCGTTCAGCACTAAGAGGTACCTGCTCgatcaccagaggattcatacaggggagaaacctttcacatgcacagagtgtggaaaaagcttttcacagaacAGCAACCTGCTCACACATAAGAGGATTC ACGGGGAGAAaccgttcacatgtacagagtgggAAACCATTCAGTATTATGAACAATCTCCTTTATCACCTGAAGATTCATACAGAGCAGAAACCTTTCACAGTGCGGGAAAAGCTTTTCTCATAATTGCAACTCGCTCACAcatcagaggattcatacaggtaCTAAATTTATACAGGTGA